One window of the Streptomyces sp. ITFR-21 genome contains the following:
- a CDS encoding GNAT family N-acetyltransferase, whose translation MPGDFSSGARLEIRITPDDVGKRVSVRQLTEITDGHPTFTDTVGVLVSWDAEVVSVTRRTGETVRIPRAVLVAGKVVPPAPVRRGPGVPAVTAEELERIASRAWPAAETSALGGWTLRASGGFTRRANSVLVGGDPGMPVDRALAEVARWYGDRGLIPYLQVPDSSPLGAALDGRAWIREGDTLVRTAPLAPLTSLPDTGVTLSRTPGPDWLAAYRRTGERADAALAVVSGGPAVWFATTPGGIGRAVVDGPWALFGAVEVAPSRRRRGLATAVMGALARQVYDEGATAGYLQVEADNAVARAFYDRLGFLDHHGYHYRRPAA comes from the coding sequence ATGCCAGGGGATTTCTCGTCCGGAGCTCGGCTCGAAATCCGGATCACCCCCGACGACGTGGGGAAACGGGTATCGGTACGACAGCTGACGGAGATCACCGACGGGCATCCTACGTTCACCGACACGGTGGGTGTTCTCGTATCGTGGGATGCGGAAGTGGTGAGTGTCACTCGCCGGACCGGGGAAACGGTCCGCATCCCGCGGGCGGTGCTGGTAGCGGGCAAGGTGGTGCCGCCGGCCCCGGTGCGCCGGGGTCCGGGCGTACCGGCCGTCACCGCCGAGGAGTTGGAGCGGATCGCGTCCCGGGCCTGGCCGGCCGCCGAGACCTCGGCGCTGGGCGGCTGGACGCTGCGGGCGTCCGGCGGCTTCACCCGGCGGGCCAACTCGGTGCTGGTCGGCGGGGATCCGGGCATGCCGGTGGACCGGGCGCTGGCGGAGGTGGCGCGCTGGTACGGCGATCGGGGGCTGATCCCGTATCTCCAGGTGCCGGACTCCTCGCCGTTGGGGGCGGCGCTGGACGGGCGGGCCTGGATACGGGAAGGGGACACCCTGGTGCGTACCGCGCCGCTGGCCCCCCTCACCTCGCTGCCGGACACCGGGGTGACGCTGTCGCGCACCCCCGGCCCCGACTGGCTCGCCGCGTACCGGCGCACCGGGGAGCGGGCGGACGCGGCGCTCGCGGTGGTCTCGGGCGGGCCCGCGGTGTGGTTCGCGACGACGCCCGGCGGCATCGGGCGGGCCGTGGTGGACGGGCCGTGGGCGCTGTTCGGCGCGGTGGAGGTGGCGCCGTCGCGGCGGCGGCGCGGCCTGGCCACCGCGGTGATGGGCGCGCTGGCCCGGCAGGTGTACGACGAGGGCGCCACCGCCGGATACCTCCAGGTCGAGGCGGACAACGCCGTCGCGCGGGCGTTCTACGACCGGCTCGGCTTCCTGGACCACCACGGCTACCACTACCGGCGGCCGGCGGCATGA
- the fdxA gene encoding ferredoxin, with product MTYVIAQPCVDVKDKACIEECPVDCIYEGSRSLYIHPDECVDCGACEPVCPVEAIFYEDDTPEEWKDYYKSNVEFFDELGSPGGASKLGLIERDHPFIAALPPQNG from the coding sequence GTGACCTACGTCATCGCGCAGCCTTGTGTCGACGTCAAGGACAAGGCGTGCATCGAAGAGTGCCCGGTCGACTGCATCTATGAGGGCTCCCGGTCCTTGTACATCCACCCGGACGAATGCGTCGACTGCGGCGCGTGCGAGCCGGTCTGCCCGGTCGAGGCGATCTTCTACGAGGACGACACCCCGGAGGAGTGGAAGGACTACTACAAGTCGAATGTGGAGTTCTTCGACGAGCTCGGCTCGCCCGGCGGTGCCTCCAAGCTGGGCCTGATCGAGCGCGACCACCCCTTCATCGCCGCACTGCCCCCGCAGAACGGCTGA
- the dapC gene encoding succinyldiaminopimelate transaminase: MSISARLPVFPWDRLEPYKAAAAAHPDGVVDLSVGTPVDPVPDVIRRALVAAADSPGYPLTYGTAALRESAARYLRDRHGVAGADPAAVLPLIGSKELVALLPLLLDLREGDQVGYPDLAYPTYEIGALIARAEPVPYGDPVAELDPARVRVLWLNSPSNPTGRVLAVGELRRIVEWARRHGVLVVSDECYIELGWEGAEPVSVLRPEVCGDSHDGLVAVHSLSKRSNFAGYRGAFLAGDPAVVRELLGVRKHAGMIVPQPVQAAMAAALDDRAHAVEQKERYRRRRADLRAALEGAGFRIEHSEASLYLWATRDEGCWETVGDLAKRGIVVAPGEFYGPAGARFVRVALTATDERVAAAVDRLAG; encoded by the coding sequence GTGAGCATCTCCGCCCGCCTCCCGGTGTTCCCCTGGGACCGCCTGGAGCCGTACAAGGCCGCCGCGGCCGCGCATCCGGACGGCGTGGTCGATTTGTCGGTAGGCACCCCGGTGGACCCGGTGCCCGACGTCATCCGGCGGGCGCTGGTTGCCGCCGCCGACAGCCCCGGCTACCCGCTGACCTACGGCACGGCCGCGCTGCGCGAGTCCGCCGCCCGCTATCTGCGGGACCGGCACGGGGTGGCCGGCGCGGACCCGGCGGCGGTCCTGCCGCTGATCGGCTCCAAGGAGCTGGTCGCGCTGCTGCCGCTGCTGCTGGACCTGCGCGAGGGCGACCAGGTCGGCTACCCGGACCTCGCGTACCCGACGTACGAGATCGGCGCGCTGATCGCCCGCGCCGAGCCGGTCCCGTACGGCGACCCGGTGGCCGAGCTCGATCCGGCGCGGGTCAGGGTGCTGTGGCTGAACAGTCCGTCCAATCCCACCGGGCGGGTGCTGGCGGTCGGCGAGCTGCGGCGGATCGTGGAGTGGGCGCGCCGGCACGGCGTCCTGGTGGTGTCCGACGAGTGCTACATCGAGCTGGGCTGGGAGGGCGCGGAGCCGGTCTCGGTGCTGCGGCCCGAGGTCTGCGGGGACAGCCACGACGGGCTGGTCGCGGTCCACTCGCTGTCCAAGCGGTCCAACTTCGCGGGCTACCGCGGCGCGTTCCTGGCCGGTGATCCGGCGGTGGTCCGCGAGCTGCTGGGGGTACGCAAGCACGCCGGCATGATCGTGCCGCAGCCGGTGCAGGCCGCGATGGCCGCCGCGCTCGACGACCGGGCGCACGCGGTGGAGCAGAAGGAGCGCTACCGCCGCCGCCGCGCCGATCTGCGGGCCGCCCTGGAGGGCGCCGGCTTCCGGATCGAGCACAGCGAGGCCAGCCTCTACCTGTGGGCCACCCGCGACGAGGGGTGCTGGGAGACGGTCGGCGACCTCGCCAAGCGGGGCATCGTCGTCGCCCCCGGCGAGTTCTACGGCCCGGCCGGCGCGCGGTTCGTCCGGGTCGCCCTGACCGCCACGGACGAGCGGGTGGCGGCGGCGGTCGACCGGCTGGCCGGCTGA
- a CDS encoding ATP-binding protein yields the protein MSLPLPRRIVQAALLLGAAAAPLIGAGAAHAAASPDPDLGGLSHLETGLSNTVQGTSHQASLLAGQAGTQAATTVLPAADRVVGTTARAALPTARRATGGAGDAAGRIVGATAESAGSAVPDLLPASTPPGTGALPLGGLPVSGLPLG from the coding sequence ATGTCCCTCCCCCTCCCGCGCCGGATCGTCCAGGCCGCACTGCTGCTCGGCGCCGCCGCCGCTCCTCTGATCGGGGCGGGCGCCGCCCACGCCGCCGCCTCGCCCGACCCGGACCTGGGCGGCCTCAGCCACCTGGAGACCGGCCTGAGCAACACCGTCCAGGGCACCTCGCACCAGGCGTCCCTGCTGGCCGGCCAGGCCGGCACCCAGGCGGCGACGACCGTGCTGCCGGCCGCGGACCGGGTCGTCGGCACCACCGCCAGGGCCGCGCTGCCCACCGCGCGGCGGGCCACGGGCGGCGCCGGCGACGCGGCGGGCCGGATCGTCGGCGCGACCGCGGAGTCCGCGGGCAGCGCGGTGCCGGACCTGCTGCCGGCCTCAACGCCGCCCGGCACCGGCGCCCTCCCGCTGGGCGGTCTCCCCGTGAGCGGGCTCCCGCTGGGCTGA
- a CDS encoding heavy metal transporter, translating into MPSASSRPGKGETSRGRGLRIVALGLVLLGAAGYVAYHFEQENGPPGAGCTVRAAGGELSLSVKQAGNAATVAAVATARGLPERALTIALATSLQESRLENLDHGDRDSLGLFQQRPSQGWGTERQILDPVYASNVFFDSLVKIKGYTRLPLTVAAQRVQRSGYPQAYAKHEADATLLSAALSGHDAGALSCTTGADTPYSAGGRPGSTAAVAALLTREFGAQVAPHADGGQPRTVAVPSAPAGGAAEGDGTRRGWELAQWAVAHAHDLKVERVAFGGMDWQAAQSAKGWQKQRPAASRTGGGARTGSSAPVGGRPDGLVLITVAG; encoded by the coding sequence ATGCCCAGCGCATCCAGCCGGCCCGGGAAGGGCGAGACGTCGCGCGGCCGCGGACTGAGGATCGTGGCCCTGGGGCTGGTGCTGCTGGGCGCGGCGGGCTACGTGGCGTACCACTTCGAGCAGGAGAACGGCCCGCCGGGGGCGGGCTGCACCGTACGGGCGGCCGGCGGCGAGCTGTCGCTGTCGGTGAAGCAGGCGGGGAACGCCGCCACCGTCGCCGCGGTCGCGACCGCGCGGGGGCTGCCCGAGCGCGCGCTGACCATAGCCCTGGCCACCTCGCTGCAGGAGTCCCGGCTGGAGAACCTGGACCACGGCGACCGCGACTCGCTGGGCCTGTTCCAGCAGCGCCCCTCGCAGGGCTGGGGCACCGAGCGGCAGATCCTGGACCCGGTCTACGCCTCCAACGTCTTCTTCGACAGCCTGGTGAAGATCAAGGGCTACACCCGCCTGCCGCTGACCGTCGCCGCCCAGAGGGTGCAGCGCAGCGGCTACCCGCAGGCGTACGCCAAGCACGAGGCCGACGCCACGCTGCTGTCGGCCGCGCTGTCCGGCCACGACGCGGGCGCGCTGAGCTGCACGACCGGCGCGGACACCCCGTACAGCGCGGGCGGCAGGCCCGGCAGTACGGCCGCCGTGGCCGCCCTGCTGACCCGCGAGTTCGGCGCGCAGGTCGCGCCGCACGCGGACGGCGGGCAGCCCCGTACGGTCGCGGTGCCGTCCGCCCCGGCCGGGGGCGCCGCCGAGGGCGACGGCACCCGGCGCGGCTGGGAGCTGGCGCAGTGGGCGGTGGCGCACGCCCACGACCTCAAGGTCGAGCGGGTGGCCTTCGGCGGCATGGACTGGCAGGCGGCGCAGTCGGCCAAGGGCTGGCAGAAGCAGCGGCCGGCGGCGAGCAGGACCGGTGGCGGCGCCCGTACCGGCAGCAGTGCGCCGGTGGGCGGCCGCCCGGACGGGCTGGTGCTGATCACGGTGGCGGGCTGA
- the dapE gene encoding succinyl-diaminopimelate desuccinylase, protein MGNGLDLGMDAARLTARLVDVPSVSRDERALADLIEEALRAVPGLRVDRDGDAVVARTALGRAERVVLAGHIDTVPVADNVPSRLDGAGLLWGCGTSDMKAGVAVQLRLAATLTAPNRDLTYVFYDAEEIAAEFNGLKRLVERHPDWLAGDFAVLLEPTGNRVDGGCQGTLRVQVRTTGRRAHSARSWLGDNAIHKAAPILARLAAYEPRRVEIDGLVYPEGLNAVLIEGGHAGNVIPDSCAVTVNYRFSPDQSEAEALERVRGVFDGFEVVLADSAPGALPGLSHPAAAAFVAAIGTAPAAKEAWTDVARFSALGIPAVNYGPGDPTLAHTREENVAVAAVLEAEEKLRRWLTG, encoded by the coding sequence ATGGGCAACGGACTGGACTTGGGGATGGACGCCGCGCGGCTGACCGCGCGGCTGGTCGACGTGCCGTCGGTCAGCCGGGACGAGAGGGCGCTGGCGGATCTCATCGAGGAGGCGCTGCGCGCGGTGCCGGGACTGCGGGTGGACCGGGACGGCGACGCGGTGGTGGCCCGGACCGCGCTGGGACGGGCGGAACGGGTGGTGCTGGCCGGCCACATCGACACCGTGCCGGTCGCGGACAACGTGCCGTCGCGGCTGGACGGGGCCGGGCTGCTGTGGGGCTGTGGCACCTCCGACATGAAGGCCGGGGTCGCCGTGCAGCTGCGGCTGGCCGCGACGCTGACGGCGCCGAACCGGGACCTGACCTACGTGTTCTACGACGCCGAGGAGATCGCCGCCGAGTTCAACGGCCTCAAGCGGCTGGTCGAACGGCACCCGGACTGGCTGGCCGGCGACTTCGCGGTACTGCTGGAGCCCACCGGCAACCGGGTGGACGGCGGCTGCCAGGGCACCTTGCGGGTCCAGGTGCGCACCACCGGGCGCCGCGCGCACTCCGCCCGCAGCTGGCTGGGTGACAACGCCATCCACAAGGCCGCGCCGATCCTGGCCCGGCTGGCCGCGTACGAGCCGCGGCGGGTCGAGATCGACGGCCTGGTCTACCCCGAGGGCCTGAACGCCGTGCTGATCGAGGGCGGCCACGCCGGCAACGTCATCCCCGACAGCTGCGCGGTGACCGTCAACTACCGCTTCTCACCCGACCAGAGCGAGGCCGAGGCGCTGGAGCGGGTGCGCGGGGTCTTCGACGGCTTCGAGGTCGTCCTGGCCGACAGCGCGCCCGGCGCCCTGCCGGGGCTCTCGCACCCGGCCGCCGCCGCGTTCGTCGCGGCGATCGGCACCGCACCCGCCGCCAAGGAGGCGTGGACCGACGTGGCCCGCTTCTCCGCGCTCGGCATCCCGGCGGTGAACTACGGTCCCGGCGACCCGACCCTCGCCCACACCCGGGAGGAGAACGTCGCGGTCGCGGCCGTCCTGGAGGCGGAGGAGAAACTGCGCCGCTGGCTGACGGGGTGA
- a CDS encoding recombinase family protein → MQLLEKLRKIPGFEVLIAIIYLRISTDREEQFSLTEQLMVTTEFCDKWGIGVYAVIEDRGESGGTFEKRKMATVFNHVRQGDANIVLTADRSRFGRGGITLNQAWEKQLNEVGGYLIAAKNPTDITTSEGRTQRDTDDFVAHIQRNHIGDHWIRTHARRRKEGKPHTGAPRMGYMICPECTLTEETLSNGKIRRRVTKQCGECNGLHQIDKFRADALAEFMERWTDGNEPARRLVIEMRKRGVTSVRNNPMTEAQWFAALDTGFGAGWLRRRTIPATGRGLTRKYTSNRPDTYDVWELGKHKPCITKPGLWERYKAKRGTPAEEAAFSSKVKHPFSPFLRCGRPKDPERVPVTTPGELCRSRMTAGKSRTGPKGAKTYVGTYGCRAVREKLCSGITISRHLADKCVLDWLSEQASDEEKGREAVAKAAVKKAEVEKKKSALQELETKIAVLERKLSRLTDLQLDEEAALHPTAFRIKQAEITAELDPLTAMRDQMKKKASARVSKPPSPAEFRSLADTWPLMNDDEKRMCLEPLVDHMLVVKQPGKKNNRLVIVPHWEVPAEEESSQDDHLAACG, encoded by the coding sequence ATGCAGCTCCTCGAAAAGCTTCGGAAAATCCCCGGATTCGAAGTCCTCATCGCGATCATCTACTTGCGGATCTCGACCGACCGGGAAGAGCAGTTCAGCCTCACGGAACAGCTCATGGTCACCACAGAGTTCTGCGACAAGTGGGGCATTGGCGTATACGCCGTTATCGAAGACCGGGGCGAATCCGGTGGCACCTTCGAGAAACGCAAGATGGCCACCGTCTTCAACCACGTACGGCAGGGCGACGCCAATATCGTCCTGACTGCCGACCGCAGCCGGTTTGGTCGAGGTGGGATCACCCTCAACCAGGCTTGGGAAAAGCAACTCAACGAGGTCGGCGGCTATCTCATCGCCGCGAAAAACCCTACCGACATCACCACTTCGGAGGGACGCACTCAGCGCGACACCGACGACTTCGTTGCACATATTCAGCGCAACCACATCGGCGACCACTGGATTCGGACGCACGCGCGCCGCCGCAAAGAAGGTAAGCCTCATACGGGGGCGCCTCGTATGGGCTACATGATCTGCCCAGAGTGCACCCTGACCGAAGAGACTCTCTCGAACGGGAAGATAAGGCGCCGGGTCACCAAGCAGTGCGGCGAGTGCAATGGGCTCCATCAGATCGACAAGTTCCGAGCAGATGCCCTCGCGGAATTCATGGAACGCTGGACTGACGGAAACGAGCCCGCCCGTCGTCTGGTCATCGAGATGCGGAAGCGGGGTGTCACCTCTGTTCGCAACAACCCGATGACTGAAGCCCAGTGGTTTGCCGCGCTGGATACGGGTTTCGGCGCAGGGTGGCTTCGCAGGCGAACGATCCCGGCAACAGGGCGTGGACTGACGCGCAAGTACACCAGCAATCGTCCCGACACCTACGACGTCTGGGAGCTGGGTAAGCACAAGCCCTGCATCACCAAGCCGGGACTCTGGGAACGCTATAAGGCCAAGCGGGGAACGCCGGCAGAAGAGGCGGCCTTCTCCTCTAAGGTTAAGCACCCGTTCAGCCCGTTTCTGCGCTGCGGTCGGCCGAAAGATCCCGAGCGCGTACCGGTGACAACTCCCGGAGAGCTGTGCCGGAGTCGTATGACGGCAGGCAAGTCGAGAACAGGTCCCAAGGGCGCGAAGACCTATGTCGGCACGTACGGTTGCCGGGCAGTTCGAGAGAAGCTGTGTAGCGGGATCACCATCAGTCGGCATCTGGCAGACAAGTGCGTGTTGGACTGGTTGTCAGAGCAAGCCTCGGATGAGGAAAAAGGACGCGAGGCTGTCGCGAAGGCGGCGGTGAAGAAGGCGGAAGTCGAGAAGAAGAAATCCGCACTTCAGGAGCTTGAGACGAAGATCGCGGTTCTGGAGCGCAAGCTTTCCAGGCTTACGGACTTGCAGCTTGACGAAGAGGCTGCCCTGCACCCGACGGCCTTCCGCATCAAACAGGCCGAGATCACCGCAGAACTCGATCCCCTCACCGCGATGCGGGATCAAATGAAAAAGAAGGCTTCAGCTCGGGTATCGAAGCCGCCGTCGCCCGCTGAGTTCCGCAGCCTGGCTGATACGTGGCCGCTGATGAACGACGACGAGAAGCGCATGTGCCTCGAACCGCTGGTCGACCACATGCTAGTGGTCAAGCAGCCCGGGAAGAAGAACAATCGCTTGGTGATTGTCCCGCACTGGGAAGTTCCTGCGGAAGAGGAATCTTCTCAAGACGACCATCTAGCCGCATGCGGCTGA